The following proteins come from a genomic window of Megalops cyprinoides isolate fMegCyp1 chromosome 6, fMegCyp1.pri, whole genome shotgun sequence:
- the slc2a1b gene encoding solute carrier family 2, facilitated glucose transporter member 1 encodes MESGGKRITFRLMVAVGTAVIGSLQFGYNTGVINAPQKIIETFYNETWFDRYNQPISETSLTTLWSLSVSIFSIGGILGSFSVGLFVNRFGRRNSMLMANVLAFIAAALMGFSKLGASWEMLIIGRFVVGLYSGLSTGFVPMYVGEISPTALRGALGTLHQLGIVIGILMAQVFGMQELMGSASLWPVLLGFTFIPALVQCAILPFCPESPRFLLINRNEENKAKSVLKKLRGTTDVSADMQEMKEESRQMMREKKVTIPELFRSPLYRQPMVIAIILQLSQQLSGINAVFYYSTSIFEKAGVAQPVYATIGAGVVNTAFTVVSLFVVERAGRRSLHLIGLLGMAGSAVLMTIALALLDKLKWMSYVSIVAIFSFVAFFEIGPGPIPWFIVAELFSQGPRPSAFAVAGFSNWTANFIVGMGFQYVQKWCGPYVFIIFTLLLLGFFVFTYFKVPETKGRTFDEISAGFRQTAAGGALKHSPEELNSLGADSPL; translated from the exons ATCATTGAGACATTCTACAATGAGACCTGGTTCGATCGCTACAATCAGCCCATCTCCGAGACATCGCTCACCACACTGTGGTCCCTCTCAGTCTCCATATTCTCCATTGGGGGCATTCTCGGCTCCTTCTCTGTGGGGCTTTTCGTCAATCGCTTCGGAAG gaggAACTCCATGCTCATGGCGAATGTCCTGGCCTTCATCGCTGCTGCTCTCATGGGCTTCTCCAAACTCGGGGCGTCCTGGGAGATGCTGATCATCGGCCGCTTCGTGGTGGGGCTGTACTCCGGCCTGTCCACCGGCTTCGTGCCCATGTACGTGGGTGAGATCTCCCCCACCGCTCTGCGGGGGGCGCTGGGCACCCTCCACCAGCTGGGCATCGTCATCGGCATCCTGATGGCACAG GTGTTTGGGATGCAGGAGCTCATGGGCTCGGCATCGCTCTGGCCCGTCCTGCTCGGGTTCACCTTCATTCCGGCTCTGGTGCAGTGTGCCAtcctgcccttctgtcctgagaGTCCCCGATTCCTGCTCATCAACCGCAACGAGGAGAACAAGGCCAAGAGCG TGCTGAAGAAGCTTCGCGGGACCACTGACGTGAGCGCAGACATGCaggagatgaaggaggagagCAGGCAGATGATGAGGGAGAAGAAAGTGACCATCCCAGAGCTGTTCCGCTCCCCGCTGTACCGCCAGCCCATGGTCATCGCCATCATTCTGCAGCTATCCCAGCAGCTGTCCGGCATCAACGCT GTCTTCTATTACTCCACCAGTATTTTTGAGAAGGCAGGCGTGGCCCAGCCCGTCTACGCCACCATCGGAGCCGGAGTGGTCAACACAGCCTTCACCGTGGTGTCG CTCTTTGTGGTCGAGCGTGCTGGCCGCAGATCCCTGCACCTGATTGGCCTGCTGGGAATGGCCGGCTCCGCCGTCCTGATGACCATAGCGCTGGCGCTGCTG GACAAGCTGAAGTGGATGTCGTACGTCAGCATCGTGGCCATCTTCAGCTTCGTGGCGTTCTTCGAGATTGGGCCGGGCCCCATCCCCTGGTTCATCGTGGCCGAGCTGTTCAGCCAGGGGCCACGCCCCTCCGCCTTCGCAGTGGCGGGATTCTCCAACTGGACCGCCAACTTCATCGTGGGCATGGGCTTCCAGTACGTGCAG AAATGGTGTGGTCCCTACGTCTTCATCATCTTCACCTTGCTGCTGCTCGGCTTCTTCGTCTTCACCTACTTCAAGGTGCCGGAGACCAAGGGCCGCACCTTCGATGAGATTTCGGCCGGGTTCCGCCAGACGGCAGCGGGCGGGGCATTGAAGCACTCGCCAGAGGAACTCAACAGCCTGGGCGCTGACTCCCCGCTGTGA